GTCAAGCGTCGGGACCGTGCTGCCGGCCTCCGCGACCGGGGCTCGGCGGAGGAAGGGCACGACGTTCCCGCCGGCCTCGACCGGCTCTGCCCCGGTCCGAACCTGCCGGTGTCCCGTCTCGAACGACATCCAGCGGACGATCTTGCCGTCCTGGTTCCGCATCAAGTGCCGGTCGACCCGCCTCCGCGCCCAACGGGGCACGCCATCGCCGAACTTCATCGGGCTTATCTCCCTGCTCGCCCACGACGCGATTGTTGTCGCTTTGTGAACGAAACAGGGGTGATCCCCCCTGTCATCACCCGTTTGGGTGAGACGTTGCCAACCTCAGGTTTTCAGGACGATGCAGGCGCCGCCGCTGCCGCGGATGCGGCCGCACAGGGCCTCGGCGCTGGCGCGGGTCTCGGAGGGCACGCGGATGCGGTAGAAGGCCCGCGTGCCGCGGTGGCGCAGCCGCGTGCCGATGATCATCGGGCGCACGTCGCCGAGGATCGCGGCGTAGCGGTCGCGGGCGCGGCCGAAGCTCGCCAGCGCGATCGCCTTCGAGAAGTTGCCGGCGAGCTGGACGCCCCAGGGCGCCAGTACCGCCGCGGCCTCGGCGAAGAAGGTCTCGGTGCGGCCGCGGATGCGCAAGGACGCGGTGACCTGCAGGCAGCGTGTGCCCTCGGGCTCGGAGAGGTCGCTCTTGACGTCTCCCTTCGTGTCTCCCTTGGCAGCGGCGGCCCAGTCCTCGGCGCTGCGCCCGGTGATCGCCGAGACGTAGGCCCGGGTCTCGGCCGGCAGGCCGCCGGTGCCGGCGAGCCAGGCCGAGACGCGGCCGGGCCCGCCGTTGTAGGCCGCCGCCGCGAGGCCGAGATTGCCGAAGCGCCCGCGCAGGTCGATCAGGAACCGCGCCGCCGCCGGGATCGCCTGCTCGGGATCGAACGGATCGAGGAGGCCGCGCTCCTGCGCCGTGCCGGGCATGAACTGGGCTACCCCCTGGGCGCCGGCGCGGCTGACCACGCCGGGCCGGAAGCTGCTCTCGCGCCAGATCAGCCGGGTCAGGAAGGCCACCGGGAGCCCCTTGGACTTGGCCGCCCCCTCGATCAGCCGGCACAGGGCCTGCTCCACCGTCTCCTCCTTGCTCTCGGCGGCGGCAGCGGCCGGCGCGGGGGCCGCCGGGGCGGCCAGCGCCGGGGAGGCGAGAGCCAGGGCGAGGAGGAGGAGGGCGATGCGGGTCACGGGTGCAGCTTTACCGCGATTCGTTGAACGATTCGGCAAGGTGCGATCGTCGCAGCGGGCGTTTCGCGGGCCCGCGCCGCGCGAGGCCCTGGCGCCGGGGGGCCCGGGGCGCCATCTAGCGGTCGATGTCCTCGCCGCTCCTGTTCGACTCCGCCCTGATCCGCAAGCGCCTCGCCCGCGCCCGCCGCGCCGGCTTCGCCGATTTCCTGGTCGCGCGGGCGGTCGACGACCTGTCGGACCGCCTCGGCGCGGTGCTGCGGGAGTTTCCCCAGGCTCTCGACCTCGCCACCCCGGTGCCGGCGGCGGCGGACTGGCTCCGGGCCAGCGGCCGGGCCGGTGCCGTCACGCGCCTCGCCCCCACCCTCGAGCCGGGCAGCCCCGGCGTCGCGGTCGGCGATCCGGAAGCGCTGCCCTTCGCCGACCGCAGCTTCGACCTCGCGGTGTCCCTGCTCGCGCTCCAGCACGCCAACGACCTGCCGGGCGCGCTCGTCCAGGTCCGCCGGGCGTTGAGGCCCGACGGCCTGTTCGTCGGCTGCCTGCTCGGCGGCCGCACGCTGACCGAGCTGCGCCAGGTGCTCACCCAGGCTGAGAGCGAGGTCGAGGGCGGGGTGAGCCCGCGGGTCGCCCCTTTCGCGGAGGTGCGCGACCTCGGCGGCCTGCTCCAGCGCGCCGGCTTCGCCCTGCCGGTCACCGACGTCGAGACCGTGACGGTGCGCTACGGCGATCCGTTCGGGCTGATGCGCGACCTGCGCGCCATGGGGCTCACCAACGCCCTGCGGGAGCGCCGGGGCACGCTGCGCCGCGCGACCCTGATGCGGGCCGCCCAGCTCTACGCCGAGCGCTTCGCCGATCCGGACGGGCGCCTGCGCACGACCTTCGAGCTGATCTGGCTCTCGGGCTGGGTGCCGCACGAGAGCCAGCAGAAGCCGCTGCGGCCGGGCAGCGCCCAGGCGCGGCTGGCCGATGCCCTCGGCACCGTCGAACGCAAGGAGCCGTCATGACCGACATCACCATCACGCCGAACCCGCACCGCATCCGCGTGATGCTCGGCGGCACGATCGTCGCCGAGACCACCCGGGCCCTCACCCTGCGCGAGGGCAGCCTGCCGCCGGTCCTGTACGTCCCGCGCGAGGATGCCGAGATGGACCTCCTCGCGCGCACCGAGCACCGCACGCACTGCCCGCACAAGGGCGACGCGAGCTACTACTCGCTCACCGCCGGCGGGGTCGAGCGGGCGAACGCGGTCTGGAGCTACGAGGCGCCGTTCCCCAAGGTGGCGGCGATCAAGGATCACCTCGCGTTCTACCCGAACAAGGTCGACGCGATCGAGGAGTTCAAGGATTGACGATCGTCGGGTGAAATCTGTTCGATGATCTGACACCCTCGATGTCATCCCGGGCTCCACTGCGCGGCCCCGGGATGACGCGGAGGGGTTCAGGTATCATGAGGCGATCGATGATCCTCCGATCTGGATCGAACATCTCCTCACGGCCCCAACAAATCGACGATCGCCGGCAGCAGCGGCAGGTCGGCCGGGGGCATCGGATAGCTCGCAAGGTCGCGCGGGCGGACCCATTTGAGCGCCTGCCCCTCCCGCGACTGCACGAACCCCTCCCAGCGCCGGCAGACATAGAGCGGCATCAGGAGGTGGAAGGTCTCATAAGCGTGGCTGGCGAAGCTGAGCGGCGCCAGGCAATCGGCCTTGACCGCGATGCCGAGTTCTTCGGCCAGCTCGCGGATCAGCGTCTCCTCCGGGCGCTCGCCGGGCTCGATCTTGCCGCCCGGGAATTCCCACAGGCCGGCGAGCTGCTTGCCGGGCGGGCGCTGCGCCAGCAGCACGCGTCCGTCCGGATCGACGAGGGCGACCGCTACCACGAGGAGAAGCTTGAGGGGATCTGCCATGGGGGGACGGCTCGCCTGACAAGGGGGGAGGCGGCGCCCGTCAGGGCGCGACCTGATAGGTGACCTCGACGGCGGCCTCGACCGTCAGGGTGCCGGGCTCGACCGGGACGGCGAGGCCGCCGGGCGCGGCCTTCGCGAAGGTGCGGGCATGCATCGGCGCCGGTGCGCCCTCCCGCGGCGGCGAGACGAGGCTCTCGAGGCGCCCGAGGCGGGTGCCCGCCGCCTCCGCCAGGATCTCGGCCTGGCGCTTGCCATCCCGCACCGCCTCCGCCCGGACGGCATTCTCCGTCTGGCCGGGATCCGACAGGCCGAAGGCGACGCCGCCGATCCGATCGGCCCCGCCGTCGAGCAGGCGCCGAATCAGGGCGCCGAGGCGCTTGAGGTCGCGCACCCGCACCGAGACGGCGTTGCTGGCCTGGTAGCCGTCGGGCACGTCCCGCATCTGTCCGCCGGGCTCGCGCACCGTTTTGCTGGCCGGGCGCAGGGACACGGCGGCGGTGGCGAGGTCGGGGCCCGCGATGCCGAACTCGCCGGCGAGCTCCGCCACCTTGCGGGCGGCGGCCGAGGTCTGGTCGAGAGCCGCAGCCGGGGTCTGGCCGCGGCTCTCCACGGCGATCTCCACCGTGGCGAAGTCCGGCGCCACCTCCCGGCTCGCCCGGCCGATCACGCTGATCCGGCCGGGCGCGTCTTCGGCCAGAGCGGGCCCCGCGAGACCGAGCGCCAGCAGCAGTACGGCCGCCCTCACGAGCGGTAATCCCCGTTGATCTCGACGTAGGCCTTCGTGAGGTCGCAGGTCCAGACCCTGGCGGTGCCGGCGCCGAGGCCGAGATCGACCCGGATCGTCACCGCGTCGCCGCGCATCGCGGCCGAGGCCGCCTCCTCGTCGTAGCCGGCGTCGCGGGCGCCTTCGACGGCGACGCGCACGTCGCCGAACCAGATCGCCAGCCGGTCGCGGTCGGCCGGCTCGCCGGCCTTGCCGACCGCCATCACCACGCGGCCCCAATTGGCGTCCTCGCCCGCTACCGCGGTCTTCACCAGCGGCGAGTTGGCGATCGACATCGCGATCCGGTGGGCGGAGGCGTCGCTGGTGGCGCCGCCCACCTCGACGGTGACGAACTTGCGCGCGCCCTCGCCGTCGCGGGCGACCAGCTGGGCGAGCTCGACCAGGAGGTCGTCGAGAGCTCGCGCGAACTCGGCGAGCGCCGGATCCTCCGCGGAGGCGACCGGGGCGTTGCCGGCCTTGGCGGTGGCGAACAGCATCAGGGTGTCGGAGGTCGAGGTGTCGCCGTCGACCGTGCAGCAATTGAAGCTCTTCGCCACGCCGCGGGTGAGCAGCGCCTGCAGCACCTCCGCCGGCAGGTCGGCATCGGTGAACACGAAGGACAGCATCGTCGCCATGTCGGGGGCGATCATGCCGGCGCCCTTGGCGATGCCGTTGATCGTCACCTCGGTGCCGCCGAGCCGCACCCGGCGGGTGGCGAGCTTCGGGAAGGTGTCGGTGGTCATGATCGCGCTGGCGGCTTCGGTCCAGCGCTCGGCGCCGGGGCCGGTGCGGCCGGCGCAATCGGCCAGCACGCCGTCGAACTTGGTGGCGTCGAGGGGCTCGCCGATCACGCCGGTCGAAGCGATGAAGACCTCGGACGGCGCGCAGCCCGCCGCCTTGCCGGCGATCTCGGCGGTGAGGCGCACCGATTCGCGGCCCTTGAGGCCCGTGAAGGCGTTGGCGTTGCCGGAATTGACCACCAGCGCCCGGGCGGACTTTTCGCCGCGCAGGGTCTCGCGGCACCAGTCGACGGCCGCCGACGGGCATTTCGAGCGGGTGAACACGCCCGCAGCCCGGGTGCCGGGATCGAGCAGGACCAGCAGCACGTCGGTGCGGCCGCGGTAGCGGATCCCGGCCTGCGCGGTGGCGAGGCGCACGCCCGCGATCGGCGGCAGGGCGGGCTGGTGCTTGGGCGCGAGCGGCGAGACGGGGTGAGACATGCGAGACTCCGGTCCGCCGACGCCTCGTCGTCCGCGTCGGCGCGGCGGTGTTGCCCCGCCGGGGCGCCCTGCGTCAACCGGGCCCGAGCCGGTTCACGGCATCGGTTGTGTTTCCGGTTGTGCATGTTCGGGTTGAGAAGTCGGCTCCAGGGACGGTGCGTCGACCGCACAGAGGCGATGGGCGCTTGGAAAAATGTTTTCGCCAGGGAGTTGACGCAGGGGCGGGGACGGAGCTTCCTTATCTAGAGTTGCAGATTAATATCTAGAGGGTCAGGCACGGAACGCGCGCTCGCCCGTCCCCGTCCGCCGCCCGGAGGTTCCCGTTTGGCCCACCCGCAAGTCCTTCGCGACATGGCGCTCTTCGTCGAGGTTGCGAAACGGAAGAGCTTCAGCCAGGCGGCTGTCGCGCTCGACGTGCCGATCTCCTCCCTCTCCCGGCGCATCACCCAGTTCGAGACCTCGATCGGCCTGCGCCTGCTCGATCGCACCACCCGCAAGCTGGTGCTGACGCCGCATGGCGAGGCCTATTACGAGCAGGCGACGCGCCTGGTGGAGGAGGCGCAGCGCACCTTCGACGAGCTGATCGCCCAGGCGAAGGGGCCGAGCGGCCTCCTCAAGATCGCGGCGCCGCCCGACCCGTGGGTGCTGCACCACCTCTCGGTCGTCGCGCGGGAATATGCCCTGCGCTACGCCCAGGTGCGGGTGCATCTCGATCTCTGGCCCCATCTCGTCGACCTCGCCCAGGACGGCTACGACCTCGCCCTCGCCGTCGGGGCGCCGCGGGAGACCTCGATGATCACCCGCAAGGTGGCGCAGCTCGAGAACGGCCTGTTCGCCGCGCCCGGCTACCTCGACCGGGCCGGGCGACCCGGGAATCCGGCCGATCTCGCACGGCATCAGGCGGTCATGGTCGGCCCGCCCTCCGCGTCGAGCGCCTCGGGGTCGGGCGCGTCTGCGTCGGGTATCTGGCCGCTCGAACGGGAGGGGGAGACCGTGTCGGCATCGGTGGGCCGCGCGGTCTCCAGCAACAGCCAGGCCATGGCCCGGCGCCTGGCCCTCGCGGAGCACGGTATCGGCCTCCTCCAGGTGATCGACGTCGAGCAGGACGTGGAGGCCGGCCGCCTGGAGCGGGTGCTGGCCGAGTGGCACGGCCCGCCGAGCCCGATCTACCTCGTCACGACCTCGCGGCTGCTGCCGGCCAAGACCCGCAGCTTCATCGCCTTCGCGTCGCGCCGGCTCGCGGAGCAACTGGCGCCCCGCGGCGTCACCCTCGACGAGGCCGAACTCACCGCCCTCTACGACCTGCAGGAGGCGTGACGCGACCGGCTCGACCGTGCTTTAGCTCGGGCGGGCGGAGCGGCGGCATGGCGACACTCTCGGATCTGATGTTCACAGGCGGGACGCTGGCGGTGGCGGCCCCGGCCGACGTGGCGGCGGCCCTGCCGGCGGAGCGCCTGGAGCTTCCCCCCGACGAGGCCGCACGCATCGCCCGCTTCCGTCAGGCGCAGGACCGCCACGAGCGCGCGGCGGCCCACGGGCTGCTGCGCCACCTGCTCGGGTCCTGGCTCGGCCGCGAGCCCTCCGGGATCGTCCTGGCGCGGGAGGCCGGCGACCGACCGTTCCTGCCCGGGGTCCCGAGTTTCGACCTGAATCTCAGCCACGGCGCCGGCTGGGTCGCGGTCGGGCTGTCGACCGCCGGCCGGATCGGCGTCGATGTCGAGGGGGCCGCCCGGCCGGTCGACTGGGACGGCGTGGCGCCGGTCTTCCTGCACCCGGCCGAGCTCGCCGCCTATCGCGGCCTGCCGGCCGGCGCGCGGCCGCGTCAGGCGCTGGAATACTGGTCGGTCAAGGAGGCCTGCCTGAAGGCGACCGGCGAGGGCCTGGTCGCCGAGCCCCGCTCGGTCCGGCTGACGCCGGACGGCGCGGCGTGGCGCCTGGCGCGGGCAGGCCTGT
This is a stretch of genomic DNA from Methylobacterium sp. 17Sr1-1. It encodes these proteins:
- the argJ gene encoding bifunctional glutamate N-acetyltransferase/amino-acid acetyltransferase ArgJ, with the translated sequence MSHPVSPLAPKHQPALPPIAGVRLATAQAGIRYRGRTDVLLVLLDPGTRAAGVFTRSKCPSAAVDWCRETLRGEKSARALVVNSGNANAFTGLKGRESVRLTAEIAGKAAGCAPSEVFIASTGVIGEPLDATKFDGVLADCAGRTGPGAERWTEAASAIMTTDTFPKLATRRVRLGGTEVTINGIAKGAGMIAPDMATMLSFVFTDADLPAEVLQALLTRGVAKSFNCCTVDGDTSTSDTLMLFATAKAGNAPVASAEDPALAEFARALDDLLVELAQLVARDGEGARKFVTVEVGGATSDASAHRIAMSIANSPLVKTAVAGEDANWGRVVMAVGKAGEPADRDRLAIWFGDVRVAVEGARDAGYDEEAASAAMRGDAVTIRVDLGLGAGTARVWTCDLTKAYVEINGDYRS
- a CDS encoding SIMPL domain-containing protein (The SIMPL domain is named for its presence in mouse protein SIMPL (signalling molecule that associates with mouse pelle-like kinase). Bacterial member BP26, from Brucella, was shown to assemble into a channel-like structure, while YggE from E. coli has been associated with resistance to oxidative stress.); amino-acid sequence: MRAAVLLLALGLAGPALAEDAPGRISVIGRASREVAPDFATVEIAVESRGQTPAAALDQTSAAARKVAELAGEFGIAGPDLATAAVSLRPASKTVREPGGQMRDVPDGYQASNAVSVRVRDLKRLGALIRRLLDGGADRIGGVAFGLSDPGQTENAVRAEAVRDGKRQAEILAEAAGTRLGRLESLVSPPREGAPAPMHARTFAKAAPGGLAVPVEPGTLTVEAAVEVTYQVAP
- a CDS encoding 4'-phosphopantetheinyl transferase superfamily protein; this encodes MATLSDLMFTGGTLAVAAPADVAAALPAERLELPPDEAARIARFRQAQDRHERAAAHGLLRHLLGSWLGREPSGIVLAREAGDRPFLPGVPSFDLNLSHGAGWVAVGLSTAGRIGVDVEGAARPVDWDGVAPVFLHPAELAAYRGLPAGARPRQALEYWSVKEACLKATGEGLVAEPRSVRLTPDGAAWRLARAGLSLRAASRVLPDGARFAWAAEEGVEVKVVVAGRPGRSVEV
- a CDS encoding methyltransferase domain-containing protein, giving the protein MSSPLLFDSALIRKRLARARRAGFADFLVARAVDDLSDRLGAVLREFPQALDLATPVPAAADWLRASGRAGAVTRLAPTLEPGSPGVAVGDPEALPFADRSFDLAVSLLALQHANDLPGALVQVRRALRPDGLFVGCLLGGRTLTELRQVLTQAESEVEGGVSPRVAPFAEVRDLGGLLQRAGFALPVTDVETVTVRYGDPFGLMRDLRAMGLTNALRERRGTLRRATLMRAAQLYAERFADPDGRLRTTFELIWLSGWVPHESQQKPLRPGSAQARLADALGTVERKEPS
- a CDS encoding lytic transglycosylase domain-containing protein, whose product is MTRIALLLLALALASPALAAPAAPAPAAAAAESKEETVEQALCRLIEGAAKSKGLPVAFLTRLIWRESSFRPGVVSRAGAQGVAQFMPGTAQERGLLDPFDPEQAIPAAARFLIDLRGRFGNLGLAAAAYNGGPGRVSAWLAGTGGLPAETRAYVSAITGRSAEDWAAAAKGDTKGDVKSDLSEPEGTRCLQVTASLRIRGRTETFFAEAAAVLAPWGVQLAGNFSKAIALASFGRARDRYAAILGDVRPMIIGTRLRHRGTRAFYRIRVPSETRASAEALCGRIRGSGGACIVLKT
- a CDS encoding LysR family transcriptional regulator, producing the protein MAHPQVLRDMALFVEVAKRKSFSQAAVALDVPISSLSRRITQFETSIGLRLLDRTTRKLVLTPHGEAYYEQATRLVEEAQRTFDELIAQAKGPSGLLKIAAPPDPWVLHHLSVVAREYALRYAQVRVHLDLWPHLVDLAQDGYDLALAVGAPRETSMITRKVAQLENGLFAAPGYLDRAGRPGNPADLARHQAVMVGPPSASSASGSGASASGIWPLEREGETVSASVGRAVSSNSQAMARRLALAEHGIGLLQVIDVEQDVEAGRLERVLAEWHGPPSPIYLVTTSRLLPAKTRSFIAFASRRLAEQLAPRGVTLDEAELTALYDLQEA
- a CDS encoding (deoxy)nucleoside triphosphate pyrophosphohydrolase — encoded protein: MADPLKLLLVVAVALVDPDGRVLLAQRPPGKQLAGLWEFPGGKIEPGERPEETLIRELAEELGIAVKADCLAPLSFASHAYETFHLLMPLYVCRRWEGFVQSREGQALKWVRPRDLASYPMPPADLPLLPAIVDLLGP
- a CDS encoding DUF427 domain-containing protein; amino-acid sequence: MTDITITPNPHRIRVMLGGTIVAETTRALTLREGSLPPVLYVPREDAEMDLLARTEHRTHCPHKGDASYYSLTAGGVERANAVWSYEAPFPKVAAIKDHLAFYPNKVDAIEEFKD